One segment of Carya illinoinensis cultivar Pawnee chromosome 13, C.illinoinensisPawnee_v1, whole genome shotgun sequence DNA contains the following:
- the LOC122292016 gene encoding BEL1-like homeodomain protein 1 yields the protein MGTYFHGRSEFQAAADGLQTLYLMNPNYVPYSDTQDHHHPAANMLLLNPAGNALNSATLSHAPPPSQHFVGIPLIPTSNSEDPNRPSMLAPQDISALHGIATSRVHYNLWGAPVDHAASVTAASSSVDVASQMGFGGPSQQGLSLSLSSQQTAGYNRSLSGTEPRDHVAARHAHVQGISPTSGEDLRASGNSPSSVSAVSNGIPGMQSVILGSKFLKAVQEVLDEVVNVGKGMKVASSLEGTKEKMKMNNEPTDAIQDTGQGESSSKQAAELTTAQRQELQMKKAKLVNMLDEVEQRYRQYYHQMQIVVASFEQAAGLGSARSYTALALQTISKQFRCLKDAISSQIKATNKSLGEEDCLGAKAEGSRLRYVDQQLRQQRALQQMGMLQHHAWRPQRGLPERAVSVLRAWLFDHFLHPYPKDSDKILLAKQTGLTRSQVSNWFINARVRLWKPMVEEMYSEEVKEQEQSSQDNITNKRESNKESGSKTIAPQESAAIRIDQTKGLQSKPETFTNPSFCSTEISNSSMSTSPMGRSIQTQSAINLIGSSNMQRSPKKPRNFEIENSPDRIFSMDMAMKPDETSRDNINTKFGTERAQTKDGYLFFSGTTSSDGGGFSTYPMGDFGRFHPEQLTPKYQGNGVSLTLGLPHCENLSLAGTGQHSYLSHHNIPMGSRLEMGNAETEFCVINPPQHSHSNDGYQNIDIQNRKRFAAQLLPDFVA from the exons ATGGGGACGTACTTTCATGGGAGATCAGAATTCCAAGCCGCCGCAGATGGGCTTCAGACACTTTACCTCATGAACCCAAACTACGTACCCTACTCTGACACCCAAGACCACCACCATCCAGCAGCCAACATGCTTCTCCTCAACCCCGCCGGCAACGCGCTCAACTCTGCTACCCTATCTCACGCGCCACCCCCTAGCCAACACTTTGTCGGAATCCCACTGATTCCCACGAGCAATTCAGAAGATCCAAACCGTCCATCCATGCTAGCTCCGCAAGATATTTCAGCCCTCCATGGCATCGCCACGTCTCGTGTTCACTACAACTTATGGGGTGCTCCGGTGGATCACGCGGCTTCCGTGACAGCGGCGAGCAGCTCCGTGGACGTTGCGTCGCAGATGGGTTTTGGGGGACCTAGTCAGCAGGGTTTGTCGCTTAGTCTGTCTTCGCAACAGACGGCTGGGTATAATAGGTCACTTTCGGGTACTGAGCCTCGTGATCATGTTGCAGCAAGGCATGCTCATGTTCAGGGTATATCGCCGACAAGTGGGGAGGATCTGCGTGCGTCAGGGAATTCTCCGTCGTCCGTATCGGCCGTGTCAAACGGAATTCCGGGCATGCAAAGTGTTATTTTGGGCTCAAAGTTCTTAAAGGCTGTACAGGAAGTTCTTGATGAAGTTGTAAACGTTGGGAAGGGAATGAAAGTGGCCTCCTCGCTGGAGGGGACCaaagagaagatgaagatgaataaTGAACCTACGGATGCGATACAAGATACTGGTCAAGGGGAAAGTAGTTCTAAGCAAGCGGCTGAGCTCACCACGGCTCAGAGACAGGAGCTCCAGATGAAGAAGGCAAAGCTTGTTAACATGCTTGATGAG GTGGAGCAAAGATACCGACAGTATTACCACCAAATGCAGATTGTGGTGGCTTCGTTCGAGCAGGCAGCAGGTTTAGGTTCGGCAAGATCTTACACAGCCCTTGCTTTACAGACTATCTCAAAGCAATTCCGATGTCTCAAAGATGCAATTTCCTCACAAATAAAAGCGACTAACAAGAGCTTGGGTGAAGAGGATTGCTTGGGAGCAAAGGCAGAGGGTTCAAGACTGAGGTATGTCGATCAACAGCTACGACAACAGCGGGCGCTGCAACAGATGGGAATGTTGCAACACCACGCATGGAGACCCCAGAGAGGATTGCCTGAACGAGCTGTTTCTGTTCTACGTGCTTGGCTCTTTGACCACTTCCTACACCC CTACCCTAAGGATTCAGATAAAATTCTGCTTGCAAAACAAACTGGGCTAACTCGGAGCCAG GTGTCCAACTGGTTCATAAATGCCCGAGTTAGGCTCTGGAAGCCAATGGTTGAAGAAATGTATTCAGAAGAAGTTAAGGAACAAGAGCAAAGTTCTCAGGATAATATTACAAACAAGCGAGAATCCAACAAGGAATCGGGATCGAAAACAATTGCACCTCAAGAGAGTGCTGCCATTAGAATTGATCAAACTAAAGGCCTTCAATCAAAACCAGAAACTTTCACCAACCCAAGCTTTTGTTCAACGGAGATCTCCAACTCTTCAATGTCAACATCTCCCATGGGCAGATCCATTCAAACCCAGTCAGCCATTAACCTAATTGGATCGTCCAACATGCAAAGAAGTCCCAAGAAACCAAGGAATTTTGAAATAGAGAATTCTCCAGATAGAATCTTCTCAATGGACATGGCCATGAAACCCGATGAGACAAGTAGAGACAATATCAACACAAAGTTTGGGACTGAGAGGGCGCAGACCAAGGATGGCTACTTATTTTTCAGTGGCACTACCAGTAGTGATGGTGGCGGATTCAGTACATATCCAATGGGAGACTTTGGAAGGTTTCATCCCGAGCAATTAACACCAAAGTATCAAGGAAATGGTGTTTCCCTCACTCTTGGCCTTCCTCACTGTGAGAATCTGTCTTTAGCAGGAACCGGCCAGCACAGCTACCTCTCGCACCATAACATTCCAATGGGAAGCAGACTTGAAATGGGGAACGCTGAAACTGAATTTTGTGTCATTAACCCGCCGCAGCATTCTCACTCTAACGATGGCTACCAGAACATCGACATTCAAAACAGAAAGAGGTTTGCTGCCCAATTGCTGCCAGATTTTGTGGCCTGA